The genomic window GGCATGCTGGAGCGACTCCGCGAGCCGGGCCATCCAGGACGCGATGGTCCGCGCGTAGGTCGTCCGCACGATCGGCCTTCGGACCGACTCGCGGTCCTGATCGTCCGCCGTCGAGGGCTCGAGGCGGTCCAGGAGCGCGAAGAGATCGGCGCCGCTGCGGACCTCGCCGATTCCCGGGTGGGCGAGCAGGTGGAGGAGGGTCGTCCGGCCCAGGAACGGCATGCAGAGCAGGTGCAGGCCCGTCTCCGGGTCGCTCCGATAGGAGTAGACCGGCACGATGTGGGTGTGCTGGAGGCGGGCCAGGGTCTGCGGCTCGCGCGACCCGCGGCGGGTGACCTTGAGCGCGACGGGGCGGTCCGCGAGATGCCTCTCCTCGGCCAGATAGACCCGGCCGAACGCGCCGCGGCCCAGCTCCTCGACGATCCGGTAGCCGCCGATGATGGATCCGGTCTCGGGGAATCGGGACGGCTCCGCGACCATCCCCATGGAGTCGAACATCGACGTGCCGCCGACGAGTCTGTGGACCTCCATCACGTCGAGGAACGGGGCCGCGACGTCGGGGAATCGGGCCACGAACTCGTCGGCCGTCGGCGACTCGCCGGCATCCTCGCGGCGGCAGAACTCCTCGTAAATCAAGGTCAGCAGAGCCTCTTCGTCGAGGTCGGGGAACTCGGAGCGATACCATTCCGGGGGCCGATGCTCGGGCGTCCGCCATCTCAGGCTCATGTCCGCCCTCAGGATCGCGATCCGGGCCTCCCTGTCCTCGGCCGGAACGGCCGCCAGGAATTCGCGGAGGTCCGGCCGCCCCGATTGCGTGGCCGCCCACCGGTCCCTGTAGAGTCCGACCACGCCGCCCGCCGCCATCGAGGAAGGGCCGGCCCGGCCCGGCCGGTAGCGGATCGTCGAGATGTCCATGTCCTCAGCCCTCGTCCCTCGTCCGATTCCGCAGGCCCTCGACGATACGCTGGACGGTCCTCTCGCTCAGGCCGAGCCGCTCGGCGACCTCGCGGCAGGAGTAGCCCGCCACCTTCATCTCGAGCACGGCCCGTCGCCCCTCGGGCAGGCCGGCCATGAGGCGCTCGTAGGCCTCCTTCGCCTCCGCGGCGCGGCTCGGCGACTCGTTGACCTCGAAGGCCCGATCGTCGATGACGGCCCGGTCGACGCTCCGTTCGCGGCGGACATCGTGCTTCAGCGTCATCGCATGCCGCTGCTGGTCCACGACCTTGTTCCGCGCCGCCCACGCCAGGAGGGTGACCAGATTCTGCTCGCCCTCGATGTCGTCATCCCCGTCCCGGATGTGGCGGAAGAAGCTCCCCCAGACGCTTTGGAGGAGGTCGAGCGAATCGAGCCGCGTGCGCAGGACGCGGGGCAGCCGTCGCCGGATCACCATGCGGATCTTCGACTCGTACCGCCTCATCAACTCGCAGGCGGCATCCTCGTCCCCCCGCCTGATGCGATCGAGGAGCTGGCGAATATCATCGTCGCCCCCTCCGGCATGGACATTCAACGGCGCGGCGGTCATGCGTCGGCCCTCCCGGTTCTCTCCCCCCATGGACGAGATCACCGGCCGGGGCCGACACGGACAGGAATTTTCGACGTACCCTGGAGAATCGTCGCCTACTTCTCGCGGCCGGCCCGGATGCGGACGACGAGATCCTCCGCGAAGTCGGGCGACTCGAGGCGGACGGGGCGGCCGCCATCCGTCGCGTCCAGGCCCCGGGAAAGGATCGTCCGGCCGTCGCGAGGGTCGATCCACTGGACCTGATAATTCCCGGGCGGCAGGTCCAGGGTCAGGGCGAGTTTCGGGCCGGACGCCGCGTACAGCAGGAACTCACCCCGACGCCGGCTGGCGATCACCGAGACGTCCCCGCGGAGCGAGGCCGGCTCCACGGCCTTGATCGCCCGGTTGTCGGGGGACAGTTCCTCCAGCCCCATGCCCTCGACGAGGCTCCGCAGGAGGCCGACCTGTTCGCGAAGGCGCCGACCTCCCCCGCCGGGCGTCGGGTCCTCCACCTTCGCCGAGCCGTCCTCGCGATCGACCGTGAACGAGTAGTCCAGGTTGCTGAATACGCCCCCGCCGGCCAGCAGGAACTCCCAGGCCTGGCGGCGGTAGACCCGGTCCTCGGTCCCCTTGAACCCGGTCTCGTCGAAGGCGATGGGCTTCCGGAGAGCCTCGTTGAGCGGGACGGCCTCGGGCGGCGACGCGTAGTGGAAGTTGAAGACCGAGACCGCAGGATGGGGCTCGACGACCTTCGCATTGCCGTTGGCGATGTTCTGGGCGACCAGGTGCTTGAACGGCAGGTCCTTCTCCGCATCCACGATCGTATCCGCGACCCGCCGCTGCCAGTCGAGCGTGACGCCGCCGAAGTAGGGCTCGTTGCAGATCTCGAAGTACAGGTTATCGAACCCGTTCAGCTCGGCCACCGCCTTGCGGACGAAGGCGAGCTGGCGCTTCAGCAACTCGGGATGCTTGAGGGTGAAGACCTCATCGCGAGGACATCTGCCGAGCCCGTTGACGTTATTCCGCCCGTTCATCGGGCTGGCCGCCCACAGCTCCTCCTCGTAGAGCGGGCAGAAGTTGACGTACTCCACGACGATCCCCCGGCGACCGGCTTCCGCCAGGAAGTCCTTGAGCCGCTCGAAGTAGGCCTCGTCGAAGTCGTCCAGGTCGAACTTCTCGCCGCGACGGGCCCACGGGCAGGCGAACCGGCCCGGTGCGGGTGCCAGGGTGTTGGCTCGAATCCGGAACGACCCCGGGACTTCCCTGTAGGTACCGGAGAAAGTACGCGTCAGATTGAGCCCGCATCGCTTCAGCACGTCGAGGTAGACGCGGTAGTCGAAGTCCAGGTTGAGCACCGCGCCGTAGTGCTCGCCGGAGGTGACGAGCACGGTGGGCTTCCCGCGGAAGACGAAGTAGCGCGGGTTCTCCACGAACACCGACAGCGGGGCATGAACCGGAGCTTGGCCCTCGCCGGGCGTCTGGTCGGCGGCTCCGGCCGCCGCGGCTGCGGCCAGGACCAGGCAGGGAAGCGTCATCGGTCCGGCTCCTGGCGGCCGCCGGAGCTCACCTCCCGGCGGGCGCGGGCTTGATCGACCTGACGAAGGCGATGAGGTCGGCGAGGTCCTGGGCGGTGAGCCCCTTCTCCAGGCCCTCGGGCATGAGCGAGACGCCCGCCGAGGCGATCGCGTCGATCTGATCGCGCGGGACGACCTCGGTGACACCCTCGGCACGTTTCAGAGTCAGGGCCGATGCCGACTCGCCGGCGATGATGCCGGTCACGACCCGGCCGTCGACCGTCGCGACATTGTAATTGATGTAGGCCGGCGAGACCTCCCGATTCGGATCGAGGATATGCAGCAGCAGGTCGTCCGGCGACCGGGTGGCGACCGTGGCCAGGTCGGGGCCGACCGCGATCCCCTGGCCGCCGACCTGATGGCAAGTGGCGCAGACCTTCTTGTGGACCTCACGACCTTTCTCGGCGTCGCCGGGGAGCGTCGCGGCGTTTCCGAACGCCTCGACCGTCTTCCTGCGATCGGCCGTCCCCGCCGTTTTCTCGCCAAGGACCTTGATCGCCCGGGCTTGCACCCGCTCGCTCGCGTGCTTCCGCAACTGGTCGAGCCGTGCGGGGTCGATCTCGGCCGAAGGGAGCTCCCGCGCCTCGATGGCCGAGAGGAGCGCCTCGAGGCGATCGGGGCGCGCGAAGAGGATCTCGACGGCCTCGCGGCGGATCGCCGGGCTCATGGCCTTCCATTGCTGGACGACGTTCGGGCCGACCGATGGGTCGTCCACGCCGCCGAGTGCCTGAAGGGCCGCGAGCTGCACGGCCGAAGGCTGTCGAGCGTCGAGCAGGACCGTGAGCACGTCCAGCGAGGGCGAAGCGCCGAGCATCCCGAGGCAGAGCGCGGCCGACGCCCTCCTCTCCGCGGGGGCGTCGGACAGGGCGATCTTCCTCGCCCAATCTCGGATGGGCCCGACCTGCTCCGGCCAGTCGCCGCCCAGGACGGCCGCGAGGCTCGTGCCGGACCGGCGAGCGCCGCGGCCGACCGCCGCGATCACGGCGATCGACCGCTCCACCTCGCCTGGCTCCGCGGAGAGTGACTCGAATAGTTCCCGGACTTCCCGGCGATCGTGGCGGGCCCCGATCAACAACGCCAGCCCGTCAAGCCACTCCCGCCCCGCTGCCCCGGCAAGGAAGCCCTTCCGCGCGCCGAGCCGGCGGAGGAAGGCCGGCGAACGGCCGCCGATCGAGCTGAACACCGCCGATCGCATCCACGGGTCATCCGCGTCGCGGACGGCGATCGAGGCCAGGGCCTCCGACGCCCAGCCGGCGTCCCCGGCATCGCCCAGCGACAGGGCCGCCTGGAGGCGTACCATCGCATCCGAATCCTCGGCGAGACGAGGGAGGAGGCGCTCGAGGTCCTCGTCGGTCGCCTTGCCGCGACGGACGAGCCTCGCTCCCTGCTCGCGCAGCCTGGGATCAGGGTCGCTCGCGAGCACCGGCGGATCCCCGGGTCGCATCCGGCCCATGGCGTCGAGCGTCCAGATCGCGTGCAGCCGGCCCAGGGCCGTCGGGCGATCGGCGGCCAGCTTCCTCAGCGGCTCCAAGCTCGCCGGGTCGTTCCGCTCGATGAGGAGCCGCTGGGCGGTCTCTCGCCACCAGGCGTCCGGATCGGCCAGGTGGGCGACGAGCTCCGCCGTGGACGCCTTGCTCAGCCGCGGCCGCCGGGGCGTGCGACGCTCCTTGCCGTACATCAGCTCGTAGAGCCGCCCGCGGTCCTTGCCGCTGGTCAGGTCGAGGTGCTTCTTGATCGGCTCGGGGATCGACTTCGGGTGCTCGATCGTCTCCCGATACATGTCCACGATGAGCAGCGTGCCGTCGGGCGTGTTGGCGAAGTTCACCGGACGGAACCAGTTGTCCGTCGAGGCGAGGAACTCGACGCCCTGGTCGGCGCGGTCGGCCCGGTAGATAGGGCCGTCCGGGGCGAGCGTCTTGCGATGGACGAGATTCCCTCCGACGTCGCCGACGAAGGCGTTGCCGCGATATTCCTCCGGGTAGGCCGAGCCCCGGTAGATGGTCACTCCCGAGGCCGAGGTGAAGAAGCCGATCGCGAACAGCTCGGTCGGGGCGAGGCGCTTCCGCATCTCGGGGTCGGCGGCCCGCTGGCGGGTGCGGACGACGCGCCACGGCTCCGCCGCGCTGATCCGGAAGACCGGCGCGGCGGCCCCGTCGCTGGCGATGTCGGTCGTCACGGCGGGGGGCACGAACGCGGGGTTCCGCGCGAGGTCGTCGGCCGGCAGGACGACCTGGCGGATGTGATTGCTGTTGCTGCAGGTGAACCGATGGCCCCAGTCGTCCAGGCAGAGCCCGAACTGGCCCCCGCCGGACGTCGCCTCGAAGGCCGAGCCGTCGGGCCGGAAGCGGAAGTCGCGCCCGCGGATCGAGACCGGCTTCGCGTCGGGACGGGAGAGGTTTCTAATCTCGCCGCCGTTGATGGTCCCCGCGCCGTAGATCCACCCGTCGGGCCCCCAGAGCAGGCCATTCAGCAGGCCCTGGACGTTGTCCGTGCCGAAGCCCGTGAACAGGACCTTCTTGAGGTCGGCGACGCCGTCGCCGTCGGTATCCTTCGCGTAGAGGATGTCCGGCGCCACGGTGACGAAGACGCCGCCGTCGTATGGGAGGATGCCGGTCGGCCAGTTGAGGCCGTCCAGGTAGGTCTTGCTCGCCTCGTAGCGGCCGTCGCCGTCGCGGTCCTCGAGCCGGACGATGCGGCCGGTCGGGGCCCTCTCCGGGTAGGGATAGCCGCGCATCTCGACGACGTAGAGCCTTCCATCCTCGTCGTAGCAGACGCTCACGGGGCTGGAGACCTGCGGCTCCGAGGCGACCAGCTCCAGGCGGAAACCGGGGTGGAGGCGGAACGTCTCGAGCGCCGCCGCGACCTCGCGAGGCGGAATCCGCGGAAGCTCCTTGCCCAGATCCTCCTGCGCCCCCGCCCGCAGCCCCGCGAAGAAGAGGAGACCGCAGACAACCACGCCGATCCGATGCTTCATCGCGACGATCTCCCGGCACGGGCCACCTCGCCCAGCCTCGCCGTCGGCGGCGTCAGCCCTGGATGGCGCCCGTGCGACCCAGGGCGATGTCGAAGTCGCCGACGGCCGGCACGAGCATGGCCGTCAGGGCGAAGCCGTACACTCCGACGCTGAAGAGGAAGGCCGCGAGGAAGTCCCCGTGGAGCAGGCTGATGATGCAGTAGAAGGTCCAGAACGGCGTCAGCAGCGACACCAGGGCGATCGCCCGCGACGGATTCTTCGCGCCGAGCGAGCCGAAGAGCGCCACGCTGCCCACGCCGATGAAGATCATGAAGCTCAGGATCTGCCGCCCGAACGCCTGGTCGCTGAGGATGATCAGGCCGGAGCAGATCAGGATGCCTGTCATCAGGAAGAAGATCGTCCCCAGGCTATTGGCGATGGCCACCCGGCTGCTCGTGAAGCTGATGGCCGAGTGCAGGCCCAGCATCGCGGCGAAGTGGCAGAGCAGCAGGTAGTCGACGACGAAGAAGACGAGATTCTCGCCCGAGACCCTGCCCGTCCACCACAGGTAGCCGGCGAAGAGCAGGGGCAGCGCGACCATCTCCTTGCTGTTGTAGAGGATGCCGAAGAGCTTGCCGTAGATGAAGTTGCCCGGCGAGAGCTCGGTGACCAGCAGCAGGTCGAGGGCGCCGCTGTCACGCTCGCTCGTGAGGGCGGTCACGCCCTGGGCGTTGACCATGATCAGGCTCAGGATCGTCAGGCCGACCGGGATCAGGGCCAGGGAGGAGGCCATCGGGTTGGCCATCCCGCGGCTCAGGGCCAGGAAGAAGCCCACGCCGAGGGCGAAGAGGAGGGCGTAGCAGCCCTTGATGATCAGCGGCTTGGTGCCGTAGGCCCGGGTCTTCAGCTCGCGCCAGAGGATCGGGTTGGCCCACGGGCTCCGGTACGGCTTCGCCGCCGCGGCCACGCGGCGGTGGGTCCGCCTCGGGACGCGAAGGCCCGTGGTCGGCCCGGCCGACCCGTCGAGCACGCCGTTCACGCCGCCGGCCCCCGGCGACCTCCCGGCCGCCGCCATCCGCCGCGTCGAGCCGACGGCCGAGCTCCCTTCGGCGAGCTCCGACGCCGCGCCGATCGCCACGGGCTCCCCGGCCGGCTCCTCGACGGCGGCGATCTCCTCGATGAGCTCCTCGGCCTCCGCCTCGTCCCCCAGCTCGCGGGGCTCGTTGTGCCCCGGATTCCACTTCCGCAGCATGTACGTGCCGAAGGCCACGATACAGGCCGCGAACGTCAGCCGGACGCCGATGTAGACCAGGCTGGAGGCCCGCACCACGCCGGTGGCCTGGTTCGACGCCGGGTAGAGGACCGCGATCATGGCCCGGTACGGATTGAGCACCTCGCCCAGCGGCACGCCGAAGACCTGGAGCGTCGGGAAGGCGACGGACAGCAGCTCCACGCCGGTGACCGAGAAGACGACCATCAGGATGGTCAGCGAGATCGACTGGAACGTGCGGTCTCGCCAGAGCGCGATCAGCAGCCCCATCGCGCCGCCGGCCACGCCCGACGCCGCCGTCACGGCGAAGAGGTTGAGCACCTGGACGAAGGAGATGCCGCCCAGGAGGGCGCAGAGGGAGAGCAGCCCAACGCTCGCCGCCAGGATGATGAGGATGTTGAGCAGCCCGGCCACGAGCTTGCCGACGACGATCTCCAGGTCGCTCAGGCTCGTCATGAGCAGCAGGTTGAACGTCCGCCGGTCCTTCTCGTGGGAGACCGCCGCGGCGGTGAACAGGGGCGCGAAGAAGAGCATCAGCGTGAGCTGGAGCATCGCGAACATGAAGTACAGGTAGCCGCCGAAGCGGGCGAGCACCCCCACCTCCCGCACGTCCTGCCAGCCGATGATCACCTGCCAGGCCGTCCAGAGGAGGACGAAGAGGACGCAGGAGAACGAGGCCCGCCAGAGGTAATATCGCAGCGACCGGGGCGTGGTCACCACTTCCCGGGCGATGATCGGTCCGCCAAACAAGGTCGTACTCCCAGCGTCGTCAATCGGTGTGGGCGGCGTCGATCCGCGGCCGATCACGCCGGTCGTCGCGATGCGACGCGCGATCGGCAATCGAGGCCCGGCCATGCCTGCTACGCTCGAGGCCGGCGGCGGGTTCGCCGCTCATCGACCTCGACGCACGGCGGGCCGCCGCGGGGCAGGCCGCGGAGGCTCGCCCCGCCCGGATTTCCGAGAAGAACGAGTTTATCAGAACGGGGATCCGCCGACCAAGGGGAGTTCGGGTTCCCCGCGGGCCGAGGGCCGGGATGACCGCCTCGGGCACGAGCTCCGGGCCGAGACGGGCCGGGCTGGGGCCTCGAGCGGTCCGATCGGCGATTCCCGGCTCGGCCCGCGCGGCCCGAAGATGTCGAGCGCCGAGGGGATCGTGCATGACGTTGCCGGCCGCGTTGCGGAGTTGCTCCATCCCGAGTCTGCGGGAATCCGCGCGTCCGAGCGCCGAGCCTGCCGCGATGGAAAATGAGCGGAGGCTAAGAAAGGAGGCACCCGCCCGTTATAGTGACGACAACCCATCTCGCCCCCGCGCGTCCGCGGGGCAGCCCGGACGGAACGAGGCAGCGATGAAGACCCTCTTGCTGGCGGCTCTCACCGTGTCGGTTGCTTCGACGGTCCTCATGGGCCGCGTCGCCGGCTTCTTCGAGGCCCCCGCGCCGAAGGACCGCAACGCCCTGGACCAGCTCTTCCGCCAGGGCAATTACAAGGAATGTTACGACGGCCTGCGGGCGCTGGCGCTCGACGCGAAGGACGACCCTCGACTCGTCGGCCAGGACCTCACGACGGCGATCTCTTGCCTCATGCAGCTCAACCGCGCCGACGAGATCGACGAGTTCCGCGACGCGGTCATCGAGGTTCACAAGGAGAACTGGCGGCTGCTGGAGGCCGCCGCGCACAGCTACATCGATGGTGCGCAATCCTTCGGCTTCCTCGTCGCCGGCAAGTTCCATCGCGGCCAGCACCGCGGCGGGGGGAAGATGGTCAACGCCGTGGAGCGAGACCGCGCCAGGGCCGTCCAGCTCCTGGCCCGGGCGACGGAGCTCGCCCGGACGGACGCCGATCGTCCCGCGGCCGGCCGCTGCTTCTCCTCCCTGGCCGCCGCCCTGCTCGTCGCGCGGAACCACGGCGAGGCCTGGAAGCTCCAGAGCTTGACGCCGCTGGACTCGCTGCCGGACTACGACGAGTTCAGCTACGGCGGCTGGGGCCAGCCGGCCACGTCCGCCCCCGTCAACGACGACGGGTCTCCCGTCTACTACCGCGTCCCCGCCGGCTTCAAGCAGGCGAAGAACGACGGCGAGCGCTTTCGCTGGGCCTTCGCCCAGGCGGTCGAGATGGACGCAGGCCTGCTCAACTCGGTGCGGATGGCCCTGGCCGACTTCCTGTACGGCCAGTTCGGCACGCAGACCATCGGCGGCTACCCGATGCCGTTCGGCGCGGGCAACGAGGCCGAGGCCGACATCGCCGGGCTCGAGTCGTTGAAGGACGAGGAGACGATCGCCCGGCTCGCCACCGGCGTCAGGCGATTCACGCTCCCCGACGAGTTCAATCCCATCAAGATCTACCAGGCCATCGCCGCCGACCCGCGGACCGGCTACGGCCAGGATGCGCTCGGTCGGCTCGTCATGGCCTTCGAGAACCGTCGTCAGTTCGCCCGGGCGGCGGAATACCTCCGGCAGAGCATCGCCCAGTACGGCGACCCGGGCGGCGGCAAGGCCCAGCAGCTCAACCAGATCGTCGGCGCCTGGGGGGCCTTCGAGCCGACGATGACCCAGCCGGCGGGCAGGGGGGCGACGCTCGACTTCGTGTATCGCAACGGGAGACGCGTCCGCTTCGAGGCTCACGAGATCAACGTCGCGAAACTCCTCGCGGACGTGAAGGAGTATCTCTCGTCGCGCCCGCCCCAGCTCGACTGGCAGCGGATGGACGTCAGCGACGTGGGCAACCGCCTCATCGCCCTGAACCAGCAGCAGTACCTGGGACGCCACGTCGCCGGCTGGGACCTCGACCTCGAGCCCCGGGAGGGCCATCGCGACCGCCGGGTGAGCGTGACAACCCCGCTCCAGAAGGCGGGCGCCTACCTCATCTCGGCGAGGATGCAGGGCGGGAACACCTGCTTCATCGTGGCCTGGCTGGACGACACCGCCATCGTCAAGAAGTCGCTCGACCAGAAGGTCTATTACTTCGTCGCCGACGCCCGCAACGGCCGCCCGATCCCCGGCGCGGACGTCCAGCTCCTCGGCTGGCGGTCCATCCAGGTGCCGGGCAAGAACGAATTCCGCACCGAGACGAAATCGCTCGGGGCGAAGGCCGACGAGTACGGCCAGGTCAGGGTGCCGACCTCCGACCTGGGCGACCAGCAGGGGACGTTCCAGTGGGTCACGACGGCCACGACCCCGGAGGGCCGGCTCGCCTACCTGGGCTTCAATCCCATCTGGGGCGGGCAGGCCTACGACCCCGACTACGACCAGGTCAAGACCTACACGATCACCGACCGCCCGGTGTATCGACCCGGTCAGTCCGTCCGTTTCAAGTTCTGGGTCGCCCACGCCCGCTACGACCAGCCCGAGGCCTCGGACTTCGCCGGCAAGTCGTTCCAGGTCCTCGTCCAGAATCCCAAAGGCGAAAAGGTCTTCGAGAGGGGGTTCACGGCCGACCCGTACGGGGGATTCGACGGCTCCTTCGAGCTGGCCTCCGATGCGACCCTGGGCGTCTACGGGATCTCGATCCCGAACATGGGGGGCGGCTCGTTCCGGGTTGAGGAGTACAAGAAGCCCGAGTTCGAGGTGAGCGTGGAGGCGCCCTCGAAGCCCGTCATGCTCGGCGAAAAGGTCTCGGCGAAGGTCGAGGCGAAATACTACTTCGGCGGGCCCGTCGCCGAGGGGAAGGTCAAGTACAAGGTCACGCGGACGACGGCCACGGCGCAGTGGTATCCCGCGGCCCGCTGGGACTGGCTCTTCGGCGCCGGCTACTGGTGGTTCGCGGCCGATTCCGCGTGGTATCCCGGCTGGGATCGCTGGGGCGTCACCCGGCCCGCGCCCTGGTGGCTGCCCCGCCCCTCCGCACCCCCCGAGGTCGTGGCCGAGGGCGAGGTCCCGCTGAAGGCCGACGGCACCTATTCGATCGAGATCGACACCGGACTCGCGAAGGCCGCACACCCGGACCAGGACCACAGGTATGAGATCAGCGCCTCGGTCACGGACCAATCCCGGCGGACGATCGACGGCTCCGGTACCGTCCTCGTCGCGCGGAAGCCGTTCAGCGTCACGACCTGGCTGGATCGCGGGCATTATCGCGCCGGCGACTCGATCGAAGCCGGACTCAAGGCCCAGACCCTCGACCACAAGCCGGTCGCCGGCAAGGGGACGCTCAAGCTCCTGAAGGTCAACTATGACGCGGAGAGCAATCCCGTCGAGACGCCCGT from Aquisphaera giovannonii includes these protein-coding regions:
- a CDS encoding RNA polymerase sigma factor, with amino-acid sequence MTAAPLNVHAGGGDDDIRQLLDRIRRGDEDAACELMRRYESKIRMVIRRRLPRVLRTRLDSLDLLQSVWGSFFRHIRDGDDDIEGEQNLVTLLAWAARNKVVDQQRHAMTLKHDVRRERSVDRAVIDDRAFEVNESPSRAAEAKEAYERLMAGLPEGRRAVLEMKVAGYSCREVAERLGLSERTVQRIVEGLRNRTRDEG
- a CDS encoding PVC-type heme-binding CxxCH protein, coding for MKHRIGVVVCGLLFFAGLRAGAQEDLGKELPRIPPREVAAALETFRLHPGFRLELVASEPQVSSPVSVCYDEDGRLYVVEMRGYPYPERAPTGRIVRLEDRDGDGRYEASKTYLDGLNWPTGILPYDGGVFVTVAPDILYAKDTDGDGVADLKKVLFTGFGTDNVQGLLNGLLWGPDGWIYGAGTINGGEIRNLSRPDAKPVSIRGRDFRFRPDGSAFEATSGGGQFGLCLDDWGHRFTCSNSNHIRQVVLPADDLARNPAFVPPAVTTDIASDGAAAPVFRISAAEPWRVVRTRQRAADPEMRKRLAPTELFAIGFFTSASGVTIYRGSAYPEEYRGNAFVGDVGGNLVHRKTLAPDGPIYRADRADQGVEFLASTDNWFRPVNFANTPDGTLLIVDMYRETIEHPKSIPEPIKKHLDLTSGKDRGRLYELMYGKERRTPRRPRLSKASTAELVAHLADPDAWWRETAQRLLIERNDPASLEPLRKLAADRPTALGRLHAIWTLDAMGRMRPGDPPVLASDPDPRLREQGARLVRRGKATDEDLERLLPRLAEDSDAMVRLQAALSLGDAGDAGWASEALASIAVRDADDPWMRSAVFSSIGGRSPAFLRRLGARKGFLAGAAGREWLDGLALLIGARHDRREVRELFESLSAEPGEVERSIAVIAAVGRGARRSGTSLAAVLGGDWPEQVGPIRDWARKIALSDAPAERRASAALCLGMLGASPSLDVLTVLLDARQPSAVQLAALQALGGVDDPSVGPNVVQQWKAMSPAIRREAVEILFARPDRLEALLSAIEARELPSAEIDPARLDQLRKHASERVQARAIKVLGEKTAGTADRRKTVEAFGNAATLPGDAEKGREVHKKVCATCHQVGGQGIAVGPDLATVATRSPDDLLLHILDPNREVSPAYINYNVATVDGRVVTGIIAGESASALTLKRAEGVTEVVPRDQIDAIASAGVSLMPEGLEKGLTAQDLADLIAFVRSIKPAPAGR
- a CDS encoding ABC transporter permease subunit — its product is MFGGPIIAREVVTTPRSLRYYLWRASFSCVLFVLLWTAWQVIIGWQDVREVGVLARFGGYLYFMFAMLQLTLMLFFAPLFTAAAVSHEKDRRTFNLLLMTSLSDLEIVVGKLVAGLLNILIILAASVGLLSLCALLGGISFVQVLNLFAVTAASGVAGGAMGLLIALWRDRTFQSISLTILMVVFSVTGVELLSVAFPTLQVFGVPLGEVLNPYRAMIAVLYPASNQATGVVRASSLVYIGVRLTFAACIVAFGTYMLRKWNPGHNEPRELGDEAEAEELIEEIAAVEEPAGEPVAIGAASELAEGSSAVGSTRRMAAAGRSPGAGGVNGVLDGSAGPTTGLRVPRRTHRRVAAAAKPYRSPWANPILWRELKTRAYGTKPLIIKGCYALLFALGVGFFLALSRGMANPMASSLALIPVGLTILSLIMVNAQGVTALTSERDSGALDLLLVTELSPGNFIYGKLFGILYNSKEMVALPLLFAGYLWWTGRVSGENLVFFVVDYLLLCHFAAMLGLHSAISFTSSRVAIANSLGTIFFLMTGILICSGLIILSDQAFGRQILSFMIFIGVGSVALFGSLGAKNPSRAIALVSLLTPFWTFYCIISLLHGDFLAAFLFSVGVYGFALTAMLVPAVGDFDIALGRTGAIQG